In a genomic window of Numenius arquata chromosome 5, bNumArq3.hap1.1, whole genome shotgun sequence:
- the CYP26B1 gene encoding cytochrome P450 26B1 isoform X1 yields the protein MLFASFDLVSALATLAACLVSLTLLLAVSQQLWQLRWAATRDKTCKLPIPKGSMGFPLIGETFHWLLQGSCFQSSRREKYGNVFKTHLLGRPLVRVTGAENVRKILMGEHHLVSTEWPRSTRMLLGPNTVANSIGDIHRHKRKVFSKIFSHEALESYLPKIQLVIKDTLRAWSSNPESINVYHETQKLTFRMAIRVLLGFRIPDEELNRLFEVYQQFVENVFSLPVDLPFSGYRRGIRARETLQKGLEKAIQEKLQNTQGKDYADALDILIESGKEHGKELTMQELKDGTLELIFAAYATTASASTSLIMQLLKHPRVLEKLREELRSKGILHNGCICEGSLRLDNINSLHYLDCVIKEVLRLFTPISGGYRTVLQTFELDGFQIPKGWSVMYSIRDTHDTAPVFKDVDVFDPDRFGQGRSEDKDGRFHYLPFGGGVRTCLGKHLAKLFLKALAIELASTSRFELATRTFPKITLVPVVHPVDGLKVKFFGLDSNQNEILTGTDAMLGATV from the exons ATGCTTTTTGCAAGTTTTGATCTCGTCTCGGCACTGGCTACCCTCGCGGCGTGCTTGGTGTCACTGACTTTACTGCTGGCCGTGTCCCAACAGCTGTGGCAGCTCCGCTGGGCTGCCACCCGCGACAAAACCTGCAAGCTACCAATCCCTAAAGGCTCTATGGGATTCCCTTTAATCGGAGAAACCTTCCACTGGCTCCTGCAG GGCTCCTGTTTCCAGTCTTCGCGGCGGGAGAAGTACGGGAACGTTTTCAAGACGCACTTGCTGGGGCGGCCGCTGGTGCGGGTGACGGGGGCGGAAAACGTGCGGAAGATCTTGATGGGGGAGCACCACCTGGTGAGCACCGAGTGGCCGCGCAGCACCCGCATGCTGCTGGGGCCCAACACCGTGGCCAACTCCATCGGCGACATTCACCGCCACAAGAGGAAG GTTTTCTCCAAAATTTTCAGCCATGAGGCACTGGAGAGCTATCTCCCCAAGATCCAGCTGGTGATCAAAGACACCCTTCGGGCCTGGAGCAGCAACCCTGAGTCCATCAATGTCTACCACGAGACCCAGAAGCTCACCTTCCGCATGGCCATCCGTGTCCTGCTGGGCTTCCGCATCCCTGATGAGGAGCTCAACCGCCTCTTCGAGGTCTACCAGCAGTTCGTGGAGAATGTCTTCTCCTTGCCTGTGGATCTGCCCTTCAGCGGCTACAGGAGG GGCATCCGGGCACGTGAGACGCtgcagaaggggctggagaaagcCATCCAGGAGAAACTGCAGAACACGCAGGGCAAGGACTACGCTGATGCACTCGACATCCTGATAGAGAGTGGTAAAGAGCATGGCAAGGAGTTAACCATGCAGGAGCTGAAG GATGGCACCCTAGAGCTCATCTTTGCTGCCTATGCCACCACCGCCAGTGCCAGCACTTCTCTGATCATGCAGCTCCTCAAACACCCCCGGGTCCTGGAGAAGCTGCGAGAGGAGCTGCGCAGCAAGGGCATCCTCCACAACGGCTGCATCTGTGAGGGCTCCCTCCGGCTTGACAACATCAACAGCCTCCACTACCTGGACTGCGTCATCAAGGAGGTGCTTCGCCTCTTCACCCCCATCTCCGGGGGGTACCGGACAGTGCTGCAAACCTTCGAGCTGGAT GGTTTCCAAATCCCCAAAGGCTGGAGTGTCATGTACAGTATCCGGGACACCCACGACACCGCCCCTGTCTTCAAGGATGTGGACGTCTTCGACCCTGACCGCTTTGGGCAGGGTCGCAGCGAGGATAAGGACGGCAGGTTCCACTACCTCCCCTTTGGAGGAGGCGTACGGACCTGTCTGGGCAAGCACCTGGCCAAGCTCTTCCTCAAGGCGCTGGCCATTGAGTTGGCTAGCACTAGCCGCTTTGAGCTCGCCACCAGGACTTTTCCCAAAATCACTCTGGTGCCCGTGGTTCACCCTGTTGACGGACTCAAGGTCAAATTTTTTGGACTGGATTCCAACCAGAATGAGATCCTGACGGGGACAGATGCCATGCTGGGGGCGACGGTGTAA
- the CYP26B1 gene encoding cytochrome P450 26B1 isoform X2, which produces MLFASFDLVSALATLAACLVSLTLLLAVSQQLWQLRWAATRDKTCKLPIPKGSMGFPLIGETFHWLLQVFSKIFSHEALESYLPKIQLVIKDTLRAWSSNPESINVYHETQKLTFRMAIRVLLGFRIPDEELNRLFEVYQQFVENVFSLPVDLPFSGYRRGIRARETLQKGLEKAIQEKLQNTQGKDYADALDILIESGKEHGKELTMQELKDGTLELIFAAYATTASASTSLIMQLLKHPRVLEKLREELRSKGILHNGCICEGSLRLDNINSLHYLDCVIKEVLRLFTPISGGYRTVLQTFELDGFQIPKGWSVMYSIRDTHDTAPVFKDVDVFDPDRFGQGRSEDKDGRFHYLPFGGGVRTCLGKHLAKLFLKALAIELASTSRFELATRTFPKITLVPVVHPVDGLKVKFFGLDSNQNEILTGTDAMLGATV; this is translated from the exons ATGCTTTTTGCAAGTTTTGATCTCGTCTCGGCACTGGCTACCCTCGCGGCGTGCTTGGTGTCACTGACTTTACTGCTGGCCGTGTCCCAACAGCTGTGGCAGCTCCGCTGGGCTGCCACCCGCGACAAAACCTGCAAGCTACCAATCCCTAAAGGCTCTATGGGATTCCCTTTAATCGGAGAAACCTTCCACTGGCTCCTGCAG GTTTTCTCCAAAATTTTCAGCCATGAGGCACTGGAGAGCTATCTCCCCAAGATCCAGCTGGTGATCAAAGACACCCTTCGGGCCTGGAGCAGCAACCCTGAGTCCATCAATGTCTACCACGAGACCCAGAAGCTCACCTTCCGCATGGCCATCCGTGTCCTGCTGGGCTTCCGCATCCCTGATGAGGAGCTCAACCGCCTCTTCGAGGTCTACCAGCAGTTCGTGGAGAATGTCTTCTCCTTGCCTGTGGATCTGCCCTTCAGCGGCTACAGGAGG GGCATCCGGGCACGTGAGACGCtgcagaaggggctggagaaagcCATCCAGGAGAAACTGCAGAACACGCAGGGCAAGGACTACGCTGATGCACTCGACATCCTGATAGAGAGTGGTAAAGAGCATGGCAAGGAGTTAACCATGCAGGAGCTGAAG GATGGCACCCTAGAGCTCATCTTTGCTGCCTATGCCACCACCGCCAGTGCCAGCACTTCTCTGATCATGCAGCTCCTCAAACACCCCCGGGTCCTGGAGAAGCTGCGAGAGGAGCTGCGCAGCAAGGGCATCCTCCACAACGGCTGCATCTGTGAGGGCTCCCTCCGGCTTGACAACATCAACAGCCTCCACTACCTGGACTGCGTCATCAAGGAGGTGCTTCGCCTCTTCACCCCCATCTCCGGGGGGTACCGGACAGTGCTGCAAACCTTCGAGCTGGAT GGTTTCCAAATCCCCAAAGGCTGGAGTGTCATGTACAGTATCCGGGACACCCACGACACCGCCCCTGTCTTCAAGGATGTGGACGTCTTCGACCCTGACCGCTTTGGGCAGGGTCGCAGCGAGGATAAGGACGGCAGGTTCCACTACCTCCCCTTTGGAGGAGGCGTACGGACCTGTCTGGGCAAGCACCTGGCCAAGCTCTTCCTCAAGGCGCTGGCCATTGAGTTGGCTAGCACTAGCCGCTTTGAGCTCGCCACCAGGACTTTTCCCAAAATCACTCTGGTGCCCGTGGTTCACCCTGTTGACGGACTCAAGGTCAAATTTTTTGGACTGGATTCCAACCAGAATGAGATCCTGACGGGGACAGATGCCATGCTGGGGGCGACGGTGTAA